A single window of Chloracidobacterium thermophilum B DNA harbors:
- a CDS encoding HD domain-containing phosphohydrolase, producing MDDARIRDARILVVDDLELNIKLLENLLAEAGYRRVFSTTDSRQVAQLYRELSPDLVILDLHMPHRNGFQVMEDLREIEHDSYIPVLVLTGLPDHATRLRALEAGARDFLSKPFEHVEALTRIRNMIEVRLLHNEVREQNRILEEKVRQRTQQLRETQLEIVRRLGRAAEYRDNVTGMHVIRMSHYCAELARAIGWDDEACEMLLHASPMHDIGKIGIPDRILLKEGKLTPEEWEVMKSHATIGAELLSGSTSPLMHMAMEIALSHHEKWDGSGYPKGLKGEQIPIVGRIVALCDVFDALTTERPYKRAWSVEEVIAEIDRQSGRHFDPNLVEAFKSILPKILQIRERYTEKAATTAAVARHTGGHQRLVPDEKHHLPPYFQPQG from the coding sequence ATGGATGACGCTCGCATTCGGGATGCACGGATTCTTGTTGTTGATGACCTTGAACTAAACATCAAGCTGCTGGAAAATCTCCTGGCAGAAGCCGGCTACCGGCGGGTTTTCAGCACGACGGACTCACGGCAGGTTGCGCAACTCTACCGGGAGCTGTCACCCGACCTGGTCATCCTTGACCTGCACATGCCCCACCGCAATGGCTTTCAGGTGATGGAAGACCTGCGGGAAATCGAGCATGATTCCTACATTCCCGTTCTGGTGCTGACCGGACTGCCCGATCACGCCACCCGCCTGCGCGCTCTTGAAGCTGGCGCGCGCGATTTTCTGAGCAAACCGTTCGAGCACGTCGAAGCCCTGACCCGCATCCGCAACATGATCGAGGTGCGGCTGCTGCACAATGAAGTCCGGGAACAGAACCGGATTCTGGAAGAAAAAGTGCGCCAGCGCACGCAGCAGCTTCGTGAAACGCAGTTGGAAATCGTGCGGCGGTTGGGACGTGCCGCAGAATACCGCGACAATGTCACCGGCATGCACGTCATCCGCATGAGCCACTACTGCGCCGAACTGGCCCGCGCCATCGGCTGGGACGATGAAGCCTGTGAAATGCTTCTGCATGCCAGCCCGATGCATGACATTGGAAAAATCGGCATTCCCGACCGCATCCTTCTCAAGGAAGGCAAACTGACGCCTGAAGAATGGGAAGTGATGAAGTCCCATGCCACCATCGGGGCCGAACTCCTCAGTGGCTCAACGTCCCCCCTGATGCACATGGCGATGGAGATTGCCCTTTCCCACCACGAGAAATGGGATGGGTCAGGCTACCCCAAGGGTCTCAAGGGCGAGCAGATTCCCATTGTGGGGCGGATTGTGGCGCTGTGCGATGTGTTTGATGCTCTGACGACGGAGCGGCCGTATAAACGGGCCTGGTCGGTCGAAGAAGTCATTGCCGAGATTGACCGGCAGAGCGGACGGCACTTCGATCCCAATCTCGTGGAAGCTTTCAAGTCCATCCTGCCCAAGATTTTACAGATTCGTGAACGCTACACGGAAAAGGCTGCCACGACGGCTGCCGTGGCCAGACACACCGGCGGTCACCAGCGGCTCGTGCCGGACGAAAAACACCACCTACCACCCTACTTTCAGCCACAGGGCTGA
- the sppA gene encoding signal peptide peptidase SppA: MRDFLKYVFASLTGTLIFFGLVLGGILLLLASVASLSSGRSPEPAVQDKTILVFDLSATISDIAPSDDGREVDVQRLLRGSGGKILPLSTILDCLDKAAADKRVVGLYLHGNLSTEGYGSGFAALREIREALLRFKASKKPIYAYNQVYSERDYYLASVADKIFLNPFGAIEMNGLASEMMFLGEAFKKYGVGIQVTRVGKYKSAVEPLLFDKMSPENREQTQKLLDDVWGEFVSGVATARQLTPDDLQRLANEKAILVGPEAVAAKLADETAYLDQVLGTLRKLSEVKDDKAPFRQVTLPAYARVSRRSLGLERTSRNIIAVVYAEGEIVDGAGSDGQIGGDRLAKELRRLRQDDQIKAVVLRVNSPGGSALASEVIRRELAETRAAGKPVVVSMGTVAASGGYWISTASDKIFAAPNTITGSIGVFGILPNIQKLAGDYGVKWDTAKTNRYADLGTITRPKTEDELKLIQANVDRIYDEFLTRVAEARKLPKETVQEIAQGRIWSGAEAKRLGLVDEFGGLEAAIQAAAELAKLGNDWKIAEYPKRRNLAEQLAKLLTDEEPERLVQGPVQRELEQLWAETAALAAFNDPLGVYARLPFLLRFN, encoded by the coding sequence ATGCGCGATTTTCTGAAGTACGTGTTTGCCAGCCTGACCGGCACCCTCATCTTCTTCGGGCTTGTCCTTGGGGGCATCCTGCTGCTGCTGGCTTCGGTGGCATCACTGTCCAGTGGACGCAGCCCTGAGCCGGCTGTTCAGGACAAAACGATACTGGTGTTCGATCTTTCGGCCACGATTTCCGACATTGCCCCCAGCGATGACGGCCGCGAAGTGGACGTGCAGCGGCTGTTGCGCGGCAGCGGGGGGAAAATCCTGCCGCTGAGCACCATTCTGGATTGCCTGGACAAGGCGGCGGCGGACAAACGGGTGGTGGGGCTATACCTGCATGGCAATCTGTCCACGGAAGGTTACGGCTCCGGCTTTGCCGCGCTGCGGGAAATCCGCGAAGCCCTGCTGCGCTTCAAGGCGTCCAAAAAGCCCATCTACGCCTACAACCAGGTGTATAGCGAACGCGATTACTACCTGGCGTCCGTGGCGGACAAAATCTTTCTCAACCCCTTTGGCGCCATTGAAATGAACGGGCTGGCCTCGGAGATGATGTTCCTGGGCGAAGCCTTCAAGAAATATGGTGTCGGCATTCAGGTCACACGGGTCGGCAAGTACAAATCGGCAGTCGAACCCCTCCTGTTCGACAAAATGAGTCCTGAAAACCGGGAGCAGACCCAAAAGCTGCTGGACGACGTGTGGGGCGAGTTCGTCAGTGGCGTGGCAACAGCGCGGCAACTGACGCCCGATGACCTCCAGCGCCTGGCCAACGAAAAAGCCATCCTGGTCGGACCGGAAGCCGTGGCCGCCAAACTGGCCGACGAAACAGCCTATCTCGACCAGGTGCTTGGCACGTTGCGCAAGCTGAGCGAGGTCAAAGATGACAAAGCGCCCTTCCGGCAGGTGACACTTCCGGCCTACGCCCGCGTATCGCGGCGTTCACTCGGTCTGGAACGCACCTCACGGAACATCATTGCCGTTGTCTATGCCGAAGGGGAGATCGTGGATGGAGCCGGAAGCGATGGTCAGATCGGCGGCGACCGCCTGGCAAAGGAACTGCGCCGGCTTCGGCAGGACGACCAGATCAAAGCCGTTGTGCTGCGCGTCAACAGTCCCGGCGGCAGCGCGCTGGCCTCGGAGGTCATCCGCCGTGAACTGGCCGAAACCCGTGCGGCCGGCAAGCCGGTGGTGGTTTCGATGGGTACGGTAGCCGCTTCCGGCGGGTACTGGATTTCCACCGCCAGCGACAAAATTTTCGCCGCGCCCAACACGATTACCGGCTCTATCGGCGTTTTTGGCATTCTGCCCAACATTCAAAAACTGGCCGGTGATTACGGCGTCAAGTGGGACACGGCCAAAACCAATCGCTACGCTGACCTGGGCACAATCACCCGCCCCAAGACCGAAGACGAACTGAAACTCATTCAGGCCAATGTGGATCGTATCTACGATGAGTTCTTGACACGGGTGGCGGAAGCCCGGAAGCTACCCAAGGAAACCGTACAGGAAATTGCACAGGGGCGCATCTGGTCGGGAGCGGAAGCCAAACGACTCGGACTCGTGGACGAATTTGGCGGGCTGGAGGCGGCCATTCAGGCGGCTGCCGAACTGGCCAAGCTGGGGAATGACTGGAAAATTGCCGAGTATCCCAAGCGGCGCAACCTGGCTGAGCAGCTTGCCAAGCTGCTCACCGATGAGGAGCCGGAGCGTCTGGTGCAGGGACCGGTGCAACGTGAACTGGAGCAGTTATGGGCCGAAACGGCAGCACTGGCCGCCTTCAACGATCCGCTCGGCGTCTATGCCCGGCTTCCCTTCCTGCTTCGCTTCAACTAA
- a CDS encoding aminotransferase class I/II-fold pyridoxal phosphate-dependent enzyme — translation MSSPSPALFRPAERTKNYNYAIRNIVAAAKAVEAEGRSVTYLNIGDPVLYGLQPPAILQEALARAVREGHNGYAPSVGTLAAREAIVQEAERRGVYLSPEDVVISSGASEAADMVLSALLEPGDDVLTPCPTYPLYTAITAKLGARENYYRLDPEQGWLPDPDEIRDRITPRTRAIVIINPNNPCGAVYDARLLLELLTIAEAHGLVVIADEVYCRLTYGPPPPPMAQLAAGMDVPVVTLESLSKSHLVPGWRVGWMTYTNTQRFGEVIAAVRKIAEARICSPLPTQQVLPVALENQSHLPSLIEEMKLRAAITVEALNAIPGIRCIAPQAAFYAMGQVADLKGQTDEAFVLALLRATGVLFVHGSGFGLNPHDGFFRIVFLPPPGTLREVYARLASFVQQR, via the coding sequence ATGTCCAGCCCCAGTCCTGCATTGTTTCGGCCTGCCGAGCGCACGAAAAACTACAACTATGCCATCCGCAACATCGTGGCCGCTGCCAAGGCCGTGGAAGCCGAAGGCCGTTCGGTGACCTATCTCAACATTGGCGACCCGGTGCTGTACGGGCTTCAGCCGCCCGCCATCCTGCAGGAAGCCCTGGCCCGTGCCGTACGCGAGGGACACAACGGCTACGCGCCCTCGGTGGGGACGCTGGCTGCGCGTGAAGCCATCGTTCAGGAAGCCGAAAGGCGCGGCGTGTATCTTTCGCCTGAAGATGTCGTCATCAGTTCGGGTGCGTCGGAAGCGGCTGACATGGTGCTGAGTGCGTTGCTGGAGCCGGGCGATGACGTGTTGACGCCCTGCCCGACCTATCCGCTCTACACGGCCATTACCGCCAAGCTGGGCGCGCGTGAAAACTACTACCGGCTCGACCCGGAGCAGGGCTGGCTGCCTGACCCGGACGAAATCCGGGACAGGATCACGCCCCGGACCCGTGCCATCGTCATCATCAACCCGAACAACCCCTGTGGTGCGGTCTATGATGCGCGGCTGCTGCTGGAACTGCTCACTATTGCCGAAGCCCACGGGTTGGTCGTCATTGCCGATGAGGTCTATTGCCGGCTGACCTACGGCCCGCCGCCGCCGCCCATGGCCCAACTCGCGGCTGGAATGGATGTGCCGGTCGTCACGCTGGAAAGCCTGTCGAAGTCGCATCTGGTGCCGGGCTGGCGCGTGGGCTGGATGACCTACACCAACACACAGCGTTTTGGGGAAGTGATTGCTGCCGTCCGCAAGATTGCCGAAGCCCGGATTTGCAGTCCATTGCCGACGCAGCAAGTGCTTCCTGTGGCCCTGGAAAACCAGTCACATCTGCCGTCCCTCATCGAGGAAATGAAACTGCGGGCGGCCATTACCGTCGAAGCTCTCAATGCCATCCCCGGCATCCGTTGTATTGCCCCCCAGGCGGCTTTCTATGCCATGGGACAGGTGGCTGACCTGAAGGGACAGACGGATGAGGCATTCGTGCTGGCCCTGCTGCGGGCTACCGGCGTGCTCTTTGTGCACGGCTCCGGCTTCGGGCTGAACCCGCACGATGGCTTTTTCCGCATCGTCTTTCTGCCCCCGCCTGGCACCCTGCGGGAGGTCTATGCCCGGCTGGCATCCTTTGTCCAGCAACGCTGA
- a CDS encoding LolA family protein, translating into MQRRHFLLKSLVGFGWWLTAGPAGGQAARRPTPDAARLLEGVLRRYSRLNTLTAAFTQIHRGRQTLREQGTLALQRQGRMRWDYTAPSVKQFLCDGRHTYFYSAARQRYTVEPVRASRDPRTPFLFLLGDRRAARLFRQVELAAVPPVRPGYVVLRLTPRERIELVTAVLVECHPTTFELARISLLSAAGEQDDFLLSEIVENPPLPDGFFSFTPPAGAQRATP; encoded by the coding sequence ATGCAGCGCCGCCATTTTCTGTTGAAAAGCCTGGTGGGTTTTGGCTGGTGGCTGACGGCCGGCCCGGCCGGAGGGCAGGCCGCCCGACGCCCGACACCCGACGCAGCCCGTCTGCTGGAGGGCGTTCTGCGGCGCTACAGCCGCCTGAACACGCTCACGGCCGCATTTACCCAGATTCACCGGGGACGCCAGACCCTCCGCGAGCAGGGCACGCTGGCGCTGCAACGGCAGGGACGGATGCGCTGGGATTACACCGCGCCCAGCGTCAAACAGTTTCTGTGCGACGGCCGGCACACCTACTTCTACAGCGCCGCCCGGCAGCGGTACACCGTGGAGCCGGTACGCGCCAGCCGCGATCCCCGTACACCGTTTCTGTTTCTGCTGGGCGACCGGCGGGCAGCCCGGCTGTTCCGCCAGGTTGAACTGGCGGCCGTACCGCCGGTGCGTCCGGGATACGTCGTCCTGCGGCTCACACCACGGGAGCGCATCGAGCTGGTGACGGCGGTACTGGTTGAATGTCATCCCACGACCTTTGAACTGGCGCGGATTTCACTCCTCAGTGCCGCCGGTGAACAGGACGACTTCCTGCTTTCGGAGATTGTCGAAAATCCGCCCCTGCCGGACGGCTTTTTTAGCTTTACCCCACCGGCCGGGGCCCAGCGCGCGACGCCCTGA
- a CDS encoding VWA domain-containing protein encodes MKLNPLPGRMPGRLILVGLCLLALGVPSVRPYRPVLAQSGATRKTTPPPPENDKPNRTLPDEQPSAKPGRTSQEAQEGQDPNRPMGTPRRRPPTKPPTTDDEGNVIVLATDVVNLEVVVYDKKTGRLFTDLKPANFTILEDGVKQEITNFRAGDSDLTLVMVLEYSRAIGPLVFEVLEPAAQFIERFVRPNDYISIVAFDLRPKVLTDFTNDPAVLRSNIALLYRNFPAFTESNLFDTLKFVIKGGKLDGEDYTGLEEVQGRTAILLIALGIDTFSRINYDQARKIVENAGIPVYCIGIGNLFYKLNDPRLSPEANLTFLQAFNTLRTFAESSGGRYFPVTFIGELPTTLRSIDTLLRNQYSLGYEPTNPRREGKRRKIEVLVDVDGDGKPDNKRLEVQYRRSYIEPGGNDGKRKK; translated from the coding sequence GTGAAGCTGAACCCGCTCCCTGGTCGGATGCCCGGCCGTCTCATCCTCGTCGGCTTGTGCCTTCTGGCGCTTGGTGTGCCGTCCGTCCGGCCCTACCGCCCGGTGCTCGCGCAGTCCGGTGCGACGCGGAAAACAACTCCGCCGCCCCCTGAAAACGACAAGCCCAACCGGACACTCCCCGATGAACAGCCCTCGGCAAAACCCGGCCGCACCTCCCAGGAAGCGCAGGAAGGGCAGGACCCGAATCGTCCGATGGGCACGCCGCGCCGGCGCCCCCCGACCAAACCCCCAACCACCGATGACGAAGGCAATGTCATCGTGCTGGCGACCGATGTCGTCAATCTGGAAGTCGTCGTCTATGACAAGAAGACGGGCCGCCTTTTTACCGACCTCAAACCGGCGAACTTCACCATTCTGGAAGACGGCGTCAAACAGGAAATCACCAATTTTCGGGCCGGCGACAGCGACCTTACGCTCGTCATGGTGCTCGAATACAGCCGTGCGATCGGGCCGCTTGTGTTTGAAGTCCTCGAACCGGCGGCGCAGTTCATCGAGCGGTTCGTACGCCCCAACGATTACATCTCCATCGTCGCGTTTGACCTGCGTCCCAAAGTGCTCACGGACTTCACAAACGACCCGGCCGTGCTGCGCTCCAACATCGCGCTCCTGTACCGCAACTTCCCGGCCTTTACGGAAAGCAACCTCTTCGACACGCTGAAGTTCGTCATCAAGGGCGGAAAGCTTGACGGCGAAGACTACACCGGGCTGGAAGAAGTCCAGGGCCGCACGGCCATTCTGCTCATTGCCCTTGGCATTGATACGTTCAGCCGCATCAACTATGACCAGGCACGCAAAATCGTCGAAAATGCCGGCATACCGGTGTACTGCATCGGCATCGGCAACCTGTTCTACAAGCTCAATGACCCCAGGCTGTCGCCGGAGGCCAACCTGACTTTCCTCCAGGCATTCAACACCCTGCGTACCTTTGCCGAAAGTTCTGGCGGGCGCTATTTTCCGGTGACATTCATCGGTGAACTGCCGACGACCCTGCGCTCGATTGATACCCTGCTGCGCAACCAGTACAGCCTGGGTTACGAACCGACCAACCCGCGCCGGGAGGGCAAGCGGCGCAAAATCGAAGTGCTCGTGGATGTGGACGGCGACGGCAAACCGGACAACAAACGTCTCGAAGTCCAGTACCGGCGCAGCTACATCGAACCCGGCGGCAATGACGGCAAACGCAAGAAGTGA
- a CDS encoding MFS transporter, with translation MSSRTPISRPIMLLGLVSLLTDMASELLYPVAPLYLTGPLGASLVLVGLLEGIAEGMAGFLKGYFGALSDRLGTRAPFVQAGYTLSAFSKPLPGLWPAAGAVVVGRLADRLGKGLRSAPRDALLAGYAPAGAQGRVFGFHRAMDTAGAVLGPLLAIAFLTWRPGDYTTLFLLAFLPGILAVLCVWWVKDVPFQPASGRRFAPFAVFAYWRSAPAAYRQLVAALTLFGLVNSSDVFLILKAKQVGFSDTAAIGGYVLYNGVYALAAYPAGDLADRLGKRQVIVLGLGLYAVVYAGFGLLTQIWQVWLCFALYGLYAAATEGVSKAWIADLVPPEQRGSAIGLQTMLASFSILVASSLAGLLWEQVAPVAPFWLAASGAGLAALWLGTVSPGTQAEPSGRG, from the coding sequence GTGAGCAGCCGCACGCCCATTTCACGCCCCATTATGCTGCTTGGTCTGGTCAGCCTGCTGACCGACATGGCCAGCGAACTGCTCTACCCGGTTGCCCCGCTCTACCTGACCGGGCCGCTCGGCGCTTCCCTTGTTCTGGTGGGTCTGCTGGAGGGCATCGCCGAAGGCATGGCTGGTTTCCTCAAGGGTTACTTTGGCGCGCTTTCCGACCGGCTTGGCACACGCGCGCCCTTCGTGCAGGCGGGTTACACCCTGTCGGCATTCTCCAAGCCGCTTCCCGGTTTGTGGCCGGCCGCCGGGGCGGTTGTCGTGGGCCGGCTGGCTGACCGCCTGGGCAAGGGACTGCGCAGCGCCCCACGGGATGCCCTGCTGGCCGGTTATGCCCCGGCCGGGGCGCAGGGGCGCGTGTTTGGGTTCCACCGGGCAATGGATACGGCTGGTGCGGTGCTGGGTCCACTGCTGGCCATTGCCTTTCTCACCTGGCGGCCCGGCGACTACACCACGCTGTTTCTGCTGGCGTTTCTGCCCGGCATCCTGGCCGTGCTCTGCGTGTGGTGGGTCAAGGATGTGCCCTTTCAGCCAGCGTCCGGCCGGCGCTTTGCGCCCTTTGCTGTCTTTGCCTACTGGCGCAGTGCACCGGCGGCATACCGTCAACTGGTGGCAGCGCTCACCCTGTTCGGTCTGGTCAACAGCAGTGATGTGTTTCTCATTCTCAAGGCGAAACAGGTTGGGTTTTCGGATACGGCGGCCATTGGCGGCTATGTGCTTTACAACGGGGTCTATGCCCTGGCGGCTTACCCGGCCGGCGACCTGGCCGACCGCCTGGGCAAGCGGCAGGTCATCGTGCTGGGGCTGGGACTGTATGCCGTCGTGTATGCCGGGTTTGGACTCCTGACGCAAATCTGGCAGGTCTGGTTGTGCTTTGCGCTGTATGGTCTCTATGCCGCCGCGACGGAAGGCGTCAGCAAGGCGTGGATTGCCGACCTTGTTCCGCCCGAACAGCGTGGGTCAGCCATTGGTTTGCAGACCATGCTGGCCAGCTTCAGCATCCTTGTGGCGAGCAGCCTGGCGGGACTGCTCTGGGAGCAGGTCGCGCCGGTGGCTCCCTTCTGGCTGGCGGCGAGTGGGGCTGGTCTGGCTGCCCTCTGGCTCGGTACGGTCTCACCTGGCACGCAGGCAGAACCGTCGGGCCGGGGATGA
- a CDS encoding metallophosphoesterase, with translation MRVFALGDPHLSFAKPKPMHIFGEHWRNHADRIAAAWSALGTPDDVLILAGDLSWAMRAEEARPDLDWIARLPGRKLIIRGNHDYWWHSLSKVRAMADSSIIPLQATCFVLERVAFVGTRGWQCPGDEPSTDTLERQEALLRREKVRREYTAQDRKIYLREVGRLRLGLEAARQRRSEFDKLVVILHYPPMNARHEPSGFTELLAEYDVDWCVYGHLHGPAIATAFNGQLGRTRLQLVSADSLDFTPFQLDL, from the coding sequence ATGCGTGTCTTTGCCCTGGGTGATCCCCATCTGTCCTTCGCCAAGCCCAAACCCATGCACATTTTCGGTGAGCACTGGCGCAACCACGCCGACCGGATTGCGGCGGCCTGGTCGGCACTGGGAACGCCCGATGATGTCCTCATTCTGGCTGGCGATCTTTCCTGGGCCATGCGCGCCGAAGAAGCCCGTCCCGACCTTGACTGGATCGCCCGGCTTCCAGGGCGAAAACTCATCATTCGCGGCAACCACGACTACTGGTGGCACTCCCTGTCCAAGGTACGGGCCATGGCAGACAGCTCCATCATCCCCCTGCAGGCCACGTGCTTTGTGCTGGAACGGGTGGCCTTCGTCGGGACACGCGGCTGGCAGTGTCCGGGCGATGAACCAAGCACTGATACGCTCGAACGCCAGGAAGCCCTGTTGCGCCGCGAAAAGGTGCGCCGGGAATACACCGCGCAGGACCGCAAGATTTACCTGCGTGAAGTCGGAAGGCTGCGTCTGGGACTCGAAGCCGCCCGCCAGCGCCGGAGCGAGTTCGACAAACTCGTGGTCATCCTCCACTATCCCCCAATGAACGCCCGCCACGAACCAAGCGGTTTCACGGAGTTGCTGGCTGAATACGATGTGGACTGGTGTGTGTACGGCCATCTGCACGGCCCCGCCATTGCCACCGCCTTCAACGGGCAACTGGGGCGGACCCGCTTGCAGTTGGTCAGCGCCGACAGCCTCGATTTCACGCCTTTTCAACTCGACCTGTGA
- a CDS encoding sugar transferase: MSQTTLPPLGSPPSSAAVPFVRLVPSVSDSTFHSLGPLVIAGLLLFDALAATGSLAAGIWIASTFWQVEPSFTPYVPFLPTLLLVRILTLRHYGLYRLRGAFRYSDDLLGAFKGVSLGCIYGFVALLFFHRGILDQPLFLSRVVFVCDWAIMLLLVVASRVLLRQAQSWARSRGYGLIPAFVVGVGEEARVCIAEINESPRLGYKVLGVLTTDERTADVPDTIEDVPVIGTFDELPELARALGIKEVLITDAQLHPRRIFNAMMNAGRKHHLNFRVVPSLFNCLPEKTQIEQLGSLPMIQLFRDPLSGVNRFLKRALDVVGAGLGLIVLSPVFALIAIAIRRESPGPIFYRQERVGMDGRTFQMLKFRSMYADATDEIHRRLMVETIKYPARANRGTRGKPLYGKVFNDPRLTKVGKWIRRYSLDELPNLWNVLKGEMSLVGPRPPIPYEVAEYQDWHRARFNVKGGVTGLWQVSGRNRLTFEQMVRLDIYYIENWSLWLDIKILLRTIPVVLRGDNTY, from the coding sequence ATGTCACAAACAACGCTTCCGCCGCTTGGGTCGCCTCCATCTTCGGCGGCCGTTCCTTTCGTTCGTCTTGTACCTTCGGTCAGCGACAGCACATTTCATTCCCTGGGGCCTTTGGTCATTGCCGGGTTGCTGCTTTTCGACGCCCTAGCGGCTACCGGGTCACTGGCGGCTGGCATCTGGATAGCTTCGACCTTCTGGCAGGTTGAGCCGTCGTTTACACCCTATGTTCCGTTCCTGCCGACGCTGCTGCTCGTCAGGATACTGACGCTCCGGCACTATGGACTTTACCGGCTGCGCGGGGCCTTCCGGTACTCGGACGACCTCCTGGGTGCATTCAAAGGCGTTTCGCTGGGGTGTATCTACGGTTTCGTAGCCCTGCTGTTTTTCCACCGTGGCATTCTCGACCAGCCGCTGTTTCTGTCGCGGGTGGTGTTTGTCTGTGACTGGGCCATCATGCTCCTGCTGGTCGTTGCCAGCCGGGTGCTCCTGCGGCAGGCGCAGTCTTGGGCCCGCAGCAGGGGCTACGGTCTCATTCCGGCGTTCGTGGTTGGTGTCGGGGAGGAAGCCCGCGTCTGTATTGCGGAAATCAACGAGTCGCCCCGTCTGGGGTACAAGGTGCTGGGGGTACTCACCACGGACGAGCGGACGGCAGATGTCCCGGATACTATCGAAGATGTGCCGGTTATTGGCACGTTCGATGAGCTGCCGGAACTGGCCCGGGCGCTCGGCATCAAGGAAGTTCTCATCACCGACGCACAGCTTCATCCGCGCCGGATTTTCAACGCCATGATGAACGCCGGCCGGAAACATCACCTCAACTTCCGGGTTGTTCCGAGCCTGTTCAACTGCCTGCCCGAAAAAACCCAGATCGAGCAGCTTGGCTCACTGCCGATGATCCAGCTCTTTCGTGATCCGCTGTCGGGGGTCAATCGGTTTCTGAAGCGCGCCCTGGATGTGGTCGGTGCCGGGTTGGGGCTGATCGTCCTGTCGCCTGTGTTTGCGCTGATTGCGATTGCCATTCGCCGCGAGTCGCCGGGACCGATTTTCTACCGGCAGGAACGGGTCGGTATGGACGGGCGCACCTTCCAGATGCTCAAGTTCCGTTCGATGTATGCCGATGCCACGGATGAGATTCACCGACGGCTGATGGTTGAAACGATTAAGTATCCCGCCCGCGCCAATCGCGGGACACGTGGAAAACCGCTCTACGGCAAGGTGTTCAACGACCCGCGTCTGACGAAGGTCGGCAAGTGGATCCGTCGCTACAGCCTCGATGAGCTGCCCAATCTGTGGAATGTGCTCAAGGGTGAGATGAGCCTGGTCGGGCCGCGTCCGCCCATTCCCTACGAGGTTGCCGAATATCAGGACTGGCACCGGGCCCGTTTCAATGTCAAAGGCGGTGTGACGGGCCTGTGGCAGGTTTCGGGGCGCAATCGGCTCAC